The Meiothermus sp. CFH 77666 DNA window TGGGGCCGGGCAACCGCTATGTGGTGCTGGCCAAGCGCGAGGTGTACGGGGTGGTGGGCATGGAGGGGCTGCCGGGGCCTACCGAGACCCTCATCATTGCCGATGCCTCCGCCGACCCCAAGCTGCTGGCCGCCGACCTGCTGGCCCAGGCCGAACACGGCCCGGACTCGGAAGCCTGGCTGCTCTCGGCCTACCGCGAGCTATTGGAGCGGGTAGCGGAGGAGCTCGAGCGCCAGCTAGCCGACCTGCCCAGGGCCCCCATCGCCCGGCAGGCCCTGGAGCGTAGCGGGCTGGTGCTGGTGGAGCATCTCGAGCAAGCCCTGGAACTGGCCAACCTGTACGCCCCCGAGCACCTGTGCCTCTCCATTCACGACCCCCTGGCTGCGTTGGGGATGGTACGCAACGCCGGGGGTGTGTTCCTGGGGGAGCACTCCTGCGAGGCGCTGGGTGACTACATCGCAGGCCCCAGCCACGTGATGCCCACTTCTGGCACGGCCCGGTTTGGCGGTGGACTTTCGCTACGCGATTTTCTCAAGGTGATTCCGGTGGTGGGGCTCACCCAGGAAGCCGCCAGCAAGCTCTCGGCGCTGGGGGCCCGCATGGCCCGCGAGGAAGGTCTGGAAGCCCATGCCAGGGCCCTGGATCGCCGAATGAAGGATTAGATGGCCGAAACCCTAACCCTGGTTAAAAATCGATCTCGAGCTTATACCGCCCGCTGCGGCCCTGCTGGTCGAGCTCGAGCTGGAAGCGCTCAGCGCCCCGCTGGTACACCGCCTCCACTTTGGTAGCAGCGCTCTTGTACTCGAGGCGGGTGCGTACCCAGCCCCGGCTGGTGAGCCAGTTGTGAAAGAAGGTATAGACCTGCTCGAGGGGGTCGCGGGTTTCGAACTCGGCCTCGCTCGAGCCCCCCCGCTCCTCGCGCTTGAGGGCCACGCTGCCCGGATAGGGTGGCAAACCCAGCCGCGCGTTGAGCACAAAGCTGGTGGGTTGGGGTGCAGGCCGCACCGGTGGGGGGGGAGTGGGTTCAGGTCGTACGGCCACACACGCCGAGAGCATCAGAGGCAGGAGCCACAAAAGCATTCGCATAGCACACCTAGCTTAAAGAGCCTGGATGAGTAAATTGAGGCATGGGTATGAAAATCGGCTACAAAGCGTTGCTCGAGGCTGCCCTGGCCGAGATCGAGACCATCAAAGCCGAGGAGGCCAGGGGTTACCTGGGCCACCCCGACTACGTGTTCGTGGACTTGCGCGATATCCGCGAACTCAGGCGCGAGGGCAAGATTCCCGGCGCTTTCCACGCTCCACGGGGCATGCTGGAGTTCTGGGTAGACCCCGAAAGCCCCTACCACAAGCCCATCTTTGCTTCGGGCAAGAAGTTTGTCTTTTACTGCGCGGGGGGCTGGCGCTCGGCCCTGGCCGCCCAGACGGTGCAGCGGATGGGCCTGGAGCCGGTGTGTCATATTGAGGGCGGTTTTACCGAGTGGGTGCGGGTGGGTGGAGTCGTGGAGCGGCTCGAGGAGCGGTAAGCAGGCGCTAAACTAAACCCCATGCCGACGCTGGCAGAGCTATTTTCCCTGTTTGGCCAGAGCGCTCCCCCCGTGGAAGTGACGGGCATTACGCACGACTCGCGCCTGGTGCAGCCTGGTTTTGTATTCGTGGCCGTGCCCGGTGTGCCCTTGCCGAGCCGCAGGCCCTTCGACGGACACGACTACATTCCCCAGGCCCTTGCAAAGGGGGCGGTGGCGGTGGTGGGGATGCTCGAGCTGAACCTGCCCGTACCCTACCTGCGGGTGGCCGATGCACGGGCCGCCCTGGCCGACCTCTCGGCAGCCTTCTGGGGCTATCCGGCGCAAAAGTTGAAGCTGGTCGGCGTGACCGGCTCCAAGGGCAAGACCACCGTTACGGTGCTGCTCCACCACCTGTTGCAATCGGCCTCTCCGCCGGTGGGCCGGCTTTCCACGGTGGGGGTCAAAATTGGGGATGAGGAGCTTTTTTTGCCCGGCCACTTCACCACCCCCGAGGCCCCGCAGGTGCAGGAGATGCTGCACCGCTTTACAGTAGCCGGGTGTCAGCAGGCGGTGCTCGAGGTAAGCAGCCATGCGCTGGCCCTGGAGCGGGTGCGGGGGCTCTCTTACGAAGTGGGTGTCTTCACCAACCTCTATGAAGACCACCTCGACCTGCACGGCAGCATGGAAAACTATTTTGCTGAGAAAAAGAAGCTCCTGGAGCGCTCGAGGTTCAGGGTGGTGAACAGCGACAACCCCTGGACGCAAACCCTGGCGGGTCGCCCCCAGACCTGGAGCTATGGCGCCCAGGGCGACTGGCGGCTACAGCGCCTGGAGGAAAGCAGCAGCGGTCTATCGTTTGAAGTCATCTCGCCCATCGGGTCGTTCCCGGTGCAGTTGCCCATGCTGGGGCGCTTCAACGCCGAGAACGCCCTGGCAGCCCTGGCCGCCGCCAGCCGGATGGGCCTCTCGGTGGCGCAACTCCAGGCCGGGCTGGCCCGTTTTCCGGGTGTACCGGGCCGGATGCAATTGGTGCAGCGCGAGCCTTTTCGGGTGGTGGTGGACTTTGCCCACACCGGGGCCAGCCTCGAGGCCGCTCTGCATACCCTGCGCCCCACCACCCAACACCGCCTGCTGGTGGTGATCGGGGCTGCCGGCAACCAGGATCCAGGCCGCCGAACGGGCATCGGACAGGTGGCGGCGCGCCTGGCCGACCTGGCCATCTTCACCGAGGAAGACCACCGCACCGAGCCTCTGGAGGCAATTTTGCAGACCATGGCCCGGGCCCACGGCGACCCCCGCCGCTATGTGCTGGTGCCCGACCGGCGCGAGGCCATCCGCTATGCCTTGAAGGAGGCCCGGCCCGGCGACACGGTGCTCTTCTCGGGCAAAGGCCACGAGCGGACGCTCGAGCGGGGCACCGAAATACTGCCCTGGAACGAGGTAGAGGAGGTGCGCCTGGGGCTGGGGGAACTGGGGCGAAAGGCCGAAAGCTGAAGGCTGAAGGCAAAACATCTTGGGTTCCCGCCAGCCTCGTGAAGTTGTTGATTGAGCCCTGGGGTGTGCCGAGATTACGACGGTATTAGACTTGAGTCATGCAGCGCGATGCCCTGGTTCGTTGGCTGGATGAGTACCTCAGAATCCGCGAGTTCAAAGACCCCTCGCTCAATGGCTTGCAGGTAGAGGGTAAAGCCGAGGTGCGAAAAATTGGGGTCTCGGTGGATGCGGCCCAGGCGATCTTCGACCAGGCCGCAGAAGCCAAGGTGGACTTTCTGATCACCCATCATGGGCTTTTCTGGGGGCAGCCGTTTGCCATTGTGGGCTACCAGAAAAGACGCCTGGAAAAGTTGTTCTCGGCAGGCATCAGCCTTTACACCGCCCACCTGCCGCTCGACGCCCATCCCGAGGTGGGGAACAATGCGGTGCTGGCCCGCGAGCTGGGTTTGCAGGGGTTGGAGCCTTTCCCGCACCCCAAGTACGGCCCCATTGGCTTTGTGGGGCACTTTGCCGCGGCAAAACCCCTGGCCGAGGTGGTGGATCGCATCGGCGAGCTGACCGGCATGCAGCCGCTCCTGCACCAGGGGGGGCCGGATGAGGTGCGCCGGGTGGGCGTTGTCTCGGGGGGTGGGGCCGGTGATGTGGGGCTGGCCCAGGCTTTGGGCTGCGACCTTTACATTACCGGCGAACCTTCGCACGCGCACTACCACGAGCCTTTCGAGCTGGGCCTTAACGTGATTTATGCAGGCCACTACGATAGCGAGACCTTTGGGGTCAAGGCCCTGGCTGCGCGGCTGGAAGAGGCGTTTGGCCTGCCCTGGGTGTTTTTGGAGCATCCAACGGGGTTATGAGGGCTCACACCGAAGGAGAAACCCTGCGCGGCCTCTTCCTGACCTTCGAAGGCCCCGAGGGTGCTGGAAAGTCGACCCAGACGCGCCTGCTTGCGGCCTGGTTGGAACAGCAGGGCCTTGCGGTGGTGCAGACCCGCGAACCCGGTGGTACCCGGCTGGGGCAGGCCATTCGCGGGCTATTGCTGCACCAGGACGCCATGTGCGCCGAGGCCGAGTACCTGCTTTACTCCGCCGACCGCGCCGAGCATATGCAAACCCTCATCCGACCCGCTTTACTGCGGGGTGAGGTGGTGCTCTGTGACCGCTGGCTCGATTCCTCGCTGGCCTATCAGGGCTACGGGCGGGGGCTAGACCTGGCCTGGCTGCGCCAGGTTGCCCAGGGTGCGACGCTGGGCGTGAAGCCTCACAAAACGTTCCTGTTCGACCTGCCCCCCGAGGTGGGCTTGCAGCGCTTTGAAGGGCGGGATCGCCTCGAGCGCGAACCCCTCGAGTTCCACCGGCGGGTGCGGCAGGGCTACCTTGAGCTGGCCCGCGCCGAACCCGAGCGTTTTGTGGTGCTGGATGCAACCCAGACCCCGGAGGAACTGCAAGCCCAGTTGCAGGTGTATCTGCAAGGTCTGCTGGCAGAGGCAGGGCTTGGCGCCGATACCAGACTCCACCCTTGACCCCGGTCTCATTCATCTTTGGGGGCTTGCGGTAAGGTAAAGGCGTGCTTCGCGCCCTGTTATCCCTCTGGCTTTTGCTGGGCATGGCCCTGGCCCAGCCCCAGGTTCCGGTGTGGGGCTTCCGGGTGGTGAATACCTACCCCCACGACCCCACCGCCTTTACCCAGGGGCTGATCTACCACGATGGCTTTTTGTATGAAGGCACCGGCCTCTACGGCCAGTCCAGCATCCGTAAGGTGGAGCTCAAGACCGGGCGGGTGCTGCAAAGCCGTCCGCTGGCCCAGAAATATTTTGGCGAAGGCATTACCCTGTTTCAGAACCGCTTTTACCAGCTCACCTGGCAGAACCAGGAGGGCTTCATCTACGACCTGAACTTCAATCCGGTGGGGCGCTTTACCTACCAGACCGAAGGCTGGGGCCTGACCCACGACGGGGCTCGGCTCATCCTGTCGGATGGCTCCGCGCAGCTCTTCTTCCTCAACCCGCGTACCCTGCGGCCCGAGCGCACCCTTACGGTACGGGCAGGGGGGCAGCCGGTCACGCGGCTCAACGAGCTCGAGTACATTCAGGGCCGCATCTGGGCCAACGTCTGGCAGACCAACCGCATTGCCATCATCAACCCCCAGAGCGGCAACGTGGAAGCCTGGCTCGACCTGACCGGCCTCTCCTTGCTGGCCCAGGCCCGCAACCCCGACCCCGACGCCGTGCTCAACGGCATCGCCTACGACAGCCAGAACCGGCGCATTTTCGTGACCGGGAAACTCTGGCCCTTCTTGTTCGAGATTGAGGTTGTGCAGAATCCATGAACGGCTCGAGCCCCTTCCGTGGCTACAGTGTGATTCTGGTGGCACTGATTATCGCTATTTCAACCGCCGGGTATTTTCTAGCCGGCCAGACCCTTAATCGGATGGCCCGGCCCCAGCGGCCCGTTCAGCCTGGTCAGGAGCTTCGCATCACGACCGATAAAGGAACCCAAACGCTCAAGGTTTATGTCATCCGCAACCCCAATCCGCAAGACCCTTTCCCCCGGCGCAAACTATCCGAGGGGCAGGGCATCCTGTACCAGTTTTCCGCTCCCCACGACGATAGTTGGTCGGGGCTGGGCCACCAGGAGGCCATCTCGGTAGCCTTTCTGGATCGGCTTGGGAAGGTTCTAGCCCTGGGGGATGTTGAACCCTGCCCCAGTTCGCCCGTAGGTAAGGCATGCCCGAGCTTCGCACCTGTGCTGGTTTACCGGCAGGTGCTCGTGGTGCCCAAAGGCTGGTTTGCCCGCAACCAGATTGGCCCCGGGGCACGAGTCAGCTTGAAGGGGCTCGAGGGCAATCCCTGAGCGCCGGCGCTTGGCGGAGGGGAAAACATTGGCGCTACATGATTTGGTCTTTGCTTGAGCACTTTGCATACTGGTCGAGCGATGAGGTAGAGAGCAGGGGGTAGGGGAGAGGTGTTCACTACCACCCAATCCCACCTTCTGTAGCGTTGTTAGGGCGCAGAGCCATCCAGCTTCAAGAAAGTCTTGTCCTGAACCGAACCGCGGCTGCCTGGAAACTCGAAACCCAAACACCCGTGGGCCGGGCCCGGCCTGCGCTTGGGTGCGTAACCTGGCCTGGGCCCAGAGGCATTCTCGTTTTTGTGCTCGGCTACGTTTGTGAAGAGCGCGATAAAAAGACCGTTCGCGGCAGAACAATCTAAAACAATGACACCACGGGCTCGGTAGGAGAGCTGGCAAAGGTGCCGTAGAGTTCGGCCGCATTGAGGGCAAGGATGCGCTGGGCAGCCCAATCGGACTCTTCGCTGCTGAGATCGCCATTGTAGACGGCTTGCTCGAGCACCTGCGCCACAATGCGCCGCCCCCAGCGGGCCGCAATCCAGAACATTTCGGGGCTGTGGCGGGCGCTGGTGGAGAAGAGCACCTTGCTGAGGGGGGCCAGGTGGGTCGCTTCGTGCAGGGCGGTGCGCATGGCGTGTATGCTTCCGGCAGGAATGGTAAGCCCCAGATCTAGATAAACCCCGGGGTAGCTGCTGGCCAGATAGCCGGCCTCCCGCAGGTAGGGATAGCCGTGTAGCAGGACGACCTTAAGCCTGCGCAGCTCGGGGGCCTCGAGCACCGTGCGAAGCCCCAGGGGGTTGGCCAGGCGCATATCCAGGCTGGAATCGCCATAGCCGGTGTGAAACTGCACCACCTTGCCGGTTTCGCAGGCTACCTTCAGGGCGATCCATAGCATGGAATCGAGTAAGGGTTTGCTGGTAATGCGCGGGGCTTGGTGCGAAGGTGGACTGCGGCGCAATTCGCTGTAGGCCCGCTCGAGCTCGACCAGGTTGTGCCGCCCGATATCCAGGCCGCTGCGATAGGCTACCACGCTCTTGAAGGCGGCTGCTGATGGCGTCAGCCCGCGCAGGTGAGCTTCAAAGGCCTGCAGGAGTCGGCTTGCGCTGTCGTGATGGTTCAGCAATTGCTCCAGCTCAGCCTCGAGCCGCACAATCCGCCCTACCCCCAAAGCCAGGTGTTGGGCATGGGTCTTTGCCGGCCACAGGTCGTCGTTGCCTGGGCTGTCCTCGATAAGAAGGTGCGAGATGTTGGCCTCGGCAAACAGCCAGCGGGCCAGCTCGAGGTAGGGGTGACGCAGACGTGCTTCCTCGAGAGCTTCCAGACTGGGTTCACAGCCAAAAAACTCGGCCAGGTCGCGGAGGCTGCGGCGAAAAAACAGGCTGTCCCGCACAAAGGGGAGCATCTCGGGGCTTGGGTTCAGGGTGAAGTAGCGCTCGAGCGGTTCAGTGCGCCAGCGTTCTTCCGTGTAAAGCGGGTAGGCGTGGTGATCGAAAATGGCAATGCTGGTCAGATGCACGACTTCCCCCAGGGAAACAAGTCAGGCAGGTTCATCACCAGGCACCCGTTCGCTCAAAAAACCGGAACCGACCCTATTCTAGCTGATTCGGGTCGGAAAGGCCCGGTTTGTAGGTTTTGCCTCAGGCTTTTATCGTTTTCCCCTTTCCCTCTCCCCTTGCGGGAGAGGGTGGCGACAGCGCTGGCCAGTTTGGCGCCCCTTTTGCCAAATAAAGCAATTCTGACGGTATCCGCTGTCGCCGGGCGAGGGGTTGAAGCGACGATGCCCAGGTAAATGATAAGAGCCTGGATTTTGCCTCACAGATCAAAGCCTAACGTTGGACGGGCCCGGACTATTTCTTGTAAAGCCGGGCCTCGAGCCCCTTTTTGACCTGAGGCCACTCCTCGTCAATGATGGAGTAAACCGCCGTGTTGCGGATGACGCCGTTGGGATAAATCTGGTCTTTGCGCAGGATGCCCTCGAAGGTAGCCCCCAGCTTTTCGATGGCTTTGCAACTGCGGCTGTTGCGGGCATCGGCCCGGAACTGCACCCGAATGGCCTTTAGCTGTTCAAAGGCGCGGCAGAGAAGCAGATACTTGCTTTCGGCATTGACATAGCCCCCCTGAAAGGGGGTAAAAATCCAGGTGGTAGTTTCCAGCGAACGGTACTCGGGGTTGACCCGTACGTAGCCGGTACGCCCCGCCATCTGGCTACTGGCCTTGTCGAAGATGGCCCAGTTGACCCGATCCTTGGCTGACAGCAGCGAGCGGATGTAGTTTTGCATGGCCTCCAGGGTGGCTTCTCGGGGAGCGTTGCTCAGGTACTGCACCATCTCGGCGTCGAAGTGCTCGAGCAGGGCAGGGGCGTGCTCCAGGCCCAGAGGCTCGAGCCTGATAAAGCGGCCCTCCAGTGGAATGCTCTCGTGCCACATATAACCCAAAACTATCATCTTTATGGTCTACACTGTGTACTAAATGATTCGAGTCGGCATCCTCACCATATCCGACCGTGAAGCCCGTGGCGAGGTCGAAGACCGCACCTATGCAGTGCTGCGCGAGACCCTGGCTTTCGGCCCCTACGAGATTACCAACTATGAAATTATCCC harbors:
- a CDS encoding glutaminyl-peptide cyclotransferase encodes the protein MLRALLSLWLLLGMALAQPQVPVWGFRVVNTYPHDPTAFTQGLIYHDGFLYEGTGLYGQSSIRKVELKTGRVLQSRPLAQKYFGEGITLFQNRFYQLTWQNQEGFIYDLNFNPVGRFTYQTEGWGLTHDGARLILSDGSAQLFFLNPRTLRPERTLTVRAGGQPVTRLNELEYIQGRIWANVWQTNRIAIINPQSGNVEAWLDLTGLSLLAQARNPDPDAVLNGIAYDSQNRRIFVTGKLWPFLFEIEVVQNP
- a CDS encoding rhodanese-like domain-containing protein; its protein translation is MKIGYKALLEAALAEIETIKAEEARGYLGHPDYVFVDLRDIRELRREGKIPGAFHAPRGMLEFWVDPESPYHKPIFASGKKFVFYCAGGWRSALAAQTVQRMGLEPVCHIEGGFTEWVRVGGVVERLEER
- a CDS encoding DUF192 domain-containing protein, with product MNGSSPFRGYSVILVALIIAISTAGYFLAGQTLNRMARPQRPVQPGQELRITTDKGTQTLKVYVIRNPNPQDPFPRRKLSEGQGILYQFSAPHDDSWSGLGHQEAISVAFLDRLGKVLALGDVEPCPSSPVGKACPSFAPVLVYRQVLVVPKGWFARNQIGPGARVSLKGLEGNP
- a CDS encoding amidohydrolase family protein; its protein translation is MHLTSIAIFDHHAYPLYTEERWRTEPLERYFTLNPSPEMLPFVRDSLFFRRSLRDLAEFFGCEPSLEALEEARLRHPYLELARWLFAEANISHLLIEDSPGNDDLWPAKTHAQHLALGVGRIVRLEAELEQLLNHHDSASRLLQAFEAHLRGLTPSAAAFKSVVAYRSGLDIGRHNLVELERAYSELRRSPPSHQAPRITSKPLLDSMLWIALKVACETGKVVQFHTGYGDSSLDMRLANPLGLRTVLEAPELRRLKVVLLHGYPYLREAGYLASSYPGVYLDLGLTIPAGSIHAMRTALHEATHLAPLSKVLFSTSARHSPEMFWIAARWGRRIVAQVLEQAVYNGDLSSEESDWAAQRILALNAAELYGTFASSPTEPVVSLF
- a CDS encoding Nif3-like dinuclear metal center hexameric protein, whose product is MQRDALVRWLDEYLRIREFKDPSLNGLQVEGKAEVRKIGVSVDAAQAIFDQAAEAKVDFLITHHGLFWGQPFAIVGYQKRRLEKLFSAGISLYTAHLPLDAHPEVGNNAVLARELGLQGLEPFPHPKYGPIGFVGHFAAAKPLAEVVDRIGELTGMQPLLHQGGPDEVRRVGVVSGGGAGDVGLAQALGCDLYITGEPSHAHYHEPFELGLNVIYAGHYDSETFGVKALAARLEEAFGLPWVFLEHPTGL
- a CDS encoding UDP-N-acetylmuramoyl-L-alanyl-D-glutamate--2,6-diaminopimelate ligase; amino-acid sequence: MPTLAELFSLFGQSAPPVEVTGITHDSRLVQPGFVFVAVPGVPLPSRRPFDGHDYIPQALAKGAVAVVGMLELNLPVPYLRVADARAALADLSAAFWGYPAQKLKLVGVTGSKGKTTVTVLLHHLLQSASPPVGRLSTVGVKIGDEELFLPGHFTTPEAPQVQEMLHRFTVAGCQQAVLEVSSHALALERVRGLSYEVGVFTNLYEDHLDLHGSMENYFAEKKKLLERSRFRVVNSDNPWTQTLAGRPQTWSYGAQGDWRLQRLEESSSGLSFEVISPIGSFPVQLPMLGRFNAENALAALAAASRMGLSVAQLQAGLARFPGVPGRMQLVQREPFRVVVDFAHTGASLEAALHTLRPTTQHRLLVVIGAAGNQDPGRRTGIGQVAARLADLAIFTEEDHRTEPLEAILQTMARAHGDPRRYVLVPDRREAIRYALKEARPGDTVLFSGKGHERTLERGTEILPWNEVEEVRLGLGELGRKAES
- the hisD gene encoding histidinol dehydrogenase; translation: MIKTPEQIRGHFKNRRMTVEYGDALETVRHILHQVEQEGDAALHRISQEIDGHPVEEIPKRVWREAYESLDADLRDALETARERIEAFYRREPMGGFLEAGPEGVLGQLVRPLDRVGVYVPGGSAPLLSTVLMTAVPAKVAGVGEIVVATPPRVHPGILAAAWVAGADRLFGMGGAQAIAALAYGTETVPRVDKIMGPGNRYVVLAKREVYGVVGMEGLPGPTETLIIADASADPKLLAADLLAQAEHGPDSEAWLLSAYRELLERVAEELERQLADLPRAPIARQALERSGLVLVEHLEQALELANLYAPEHLCLSIHDPLAALGMVRNAGGVFLGEHSCEALGDYIAGPSHVMPTSGTARFGGGLSLRDFLKVIPVVGLTQEAASKLSALGARMAREEGLEAHARALDRRMKD
- the tmk gene encoding dTMP kinase, coding for MRGLFLTFEGPEGAGKSTQTRLLAAWLEQQGLAVVQTREPGGTRLGQAIRGLLLHQDAMCAEAEYLLYSADRAEHMQTLIRPALLRGEVVLCDRWLDSSLAYQGYGRGLDLAWLRQVAQGATLGVKPHKTFLFDLPPEVGLQRFEGRDRLEREPLEFHRRVRQGYLELARAEPERFVVLDATQTPEELQAQLQVYLQGLLAEAGLGADTRLHP
- a CDS encoding GNAT family protein, with product MIVLGYMWHESIPLEGRFIRLEPLGLEHAPALLEHFDAEMVQYLSNAPREATLEAMQNYIRSLLSAKDRVNWAIFDKASSQMAGRTGYVRVNPEYRSLETTTWIFTPFQGGYVNAESKYLLLCRAFEQLKAIRVQFRADARNSRSCKAIEKLGATFEGILRKDQIYPNGVIRNTAVYSIIDEEWPQVKKGLEARLYKK